In Macrobrachium rosenbergii isolate ZJJX-2024 chromosome 48, ASM4041242v1, whole genome shotgun sequence, one DNA window encodes the following:
- the LOC136831079 gene encoding uncharacterized protein, whose amino-acid sequence MGLEPVDFCSGFLIPSFISSALLNEATIILTKVQERVDGAKAEREADGRAQEKREEKEKQEKEKERKAQEKQEEAERQEKEKKRLAEDKREEAERQEKEKERPAQEKREEDAYEPHLGCGRRVKGLLPPMGQCQLNTIARLIAWLARCPASQAGILMILGTNVLLREDKVPRGAIINQCKLVTIEGIHHFKMILPTVKLRVTRPHRSEICDLVVARYIPGGYDLLLGQDFQSPSKLEQSRGRNPPHCSLGMSKPQTPDFVPLPVPPGELQWPPPPRSTSSHSGTQPCPQCQCHTLHRLIPPGDPTFDSQSLQCHLVPPPEHGPDLHSRDPSPGPLSSPGLALLPMPVRETDPPNHSGSSLKGATSQPLFELVILTCEPLMPATTAATLSQSATDTAVSKGFCHVSNGQLTQGTAMDHSNKLAKL is encoded by the exons GTCCAAGAGAGGGTAGATGGTGCCAAGGCGGAAAGGGAGGCAGATGGAagagcccaggagaaacgagaagagaaggaaaagcaggagaaggagaaagaaagaaaagcccaggagaaacaagaagaggcagaaagacaggagaaggagaagaaaaggctaGCCGAGGacaaacgagaagaggcagaaagacaggagaaggagaaggaaaggccagctcaggagaaacgagaagag GATGCATATGAGCCACACCTGGGTTgtggacgaagggtaaagggcctgctccctcctatgggacagtgcCAGTTAAATACTATAGCCAGACTCATTGCCTGGCTTGCAAG GTGCCCTGCCAGCCAGGCAGGTATTCTGATGATTCTGGGCACAAATGTCCTcttaagggaagacaaagttcccagaggagctatcattaaccaatgtaaactcgtcacaattgagggtatccaTCACTtcaagatgatacttcctactgtcaagttgagggtcACGAGACCTCACAGATCTGAAATCTGTGACCTTGTAgtcgccagatacattcctggaggttatgacctcctcctgggacaggacttccagtccccatctaagttagaaCAATCCAGGGGTAGAAATCCCCCACATtgttcattaggcatgagtaagcctcaaacgcctgattttgttccactgccagtgccacctggtgagttgcagtggccacctccaccaAGATCGACTTCATCCCATTCAGGTACCCAGCCCTgcccccagtgccagtgccacacattacatagattgatccctccaggagatcctacttttgattcacaatctctccagtgtcacttgg TGCCGCCACCAGAGCACGgccctgatctccattccagagatcccagtccaggacctctctcttctcccggcttggctctgctaccaatgccggtaagagagacggatcctcccaaccacagcggaagctcactcAAAGGTGCAACCTCGCAACCCTTGtttgagctggtcattcttacctgtgAGCCTCTCATGCCGGCCACGACAGCTGCCACTCTGTCTCAGTCTGCCACAGACACAGCAGTGAGtaaaggattctgccatgtctcaaatggccaattaactcaaggaactgcaatgGATCATAGTAACAAGCTTGCAAAGCTATAG